From one Triticum aestivum cultivar Chinese Spring chromosome 4B, IWGSC CS RefSeq v2.1, whole genome shotgun sequence genomic stretch:
- the LOC123094131 gene encoding noroxomaritidine synthase 2-like: MSISFSQELLIPTVLVLLVSLCLYFRSSSRSKNPSVLPIDWPIVHMLPAFIANLHNMYDYCAACLAESGHNFRIHLPQGHMFLTCDPVNIRHIFTTNQTNFPKGVEFAAIFDIMAGSFFTIDGEPYHRQRVKFHSVLGNPRLVASMVACCRDKMQNGLLPLFTHMASTGTPFNMQEVVSRFMFDLAATPLFGVDTSLLSLDMPPMDAAIAMDTVMEVALFRHVLPASCWKAMRWLNIGPERKLDAAHTVLRGFITDMVNKRINRGCIGNEEEQESADILSSYINDPDYADVELLHAMLVTFMLAGKDTISVTLLWTFYQVAQDPKIVSIIRSELSPIALHKIDTGTGAMVIFDPEETKSMVYLRAVLYETLRLYPPAPFERKTMAADNIMPSGHEVHAGETILISLHSMGRMEDIWGKDCRDYNPHRWLLEGSNKLRYEPSHKFLSFNSGPRICPGKEIAVIQMRTIVATVVWNFDLEVVKGQSIEPKLSCTLQMKNGLIVKLKKREI; this comes from the coding sequence ATGTCGATTTCGTTCTCGCAAGAGCTGCTCATCCCCACCGTACTCGTGCTTCTTGTTTCCCTGTGCTTGTACTTCAGGTCTAGTAGTAGATCAAAGAATCCATCGGTGCTCCCGATCGACTGGCCAATAGTGCACATGTTGCCAGCATTCATTGCCAACCTCCATAACATGTATGACTATTGTGCTGCGTGCCTCGCCGAATCAGGCCACAACTTCAGGATACATCTTCCCCAAGGTCACATGTTCCTCACTTGCGACCCTGTGAACATCCGACACATCTTCACGACGAACCAGACAAACTTCCCAAAGGGTGTAGAGTTCGCGGCCATCTTCGACATCATGGCTGGAAGCTTCTTCACCATCGACGGTGAGCCGTATCATCGGCAGCGCGTGAAATTTCATAGCGTGCTCGGCAACCCACGGTTAGTTGCCAGTATGGTAGCTTGCTGCCGCGACAAGATGCAGAATGGCCTCCTCCCATTGTTCACGCACATGGCGAGCACCGGCACTCCATTCAACATGCAAGAAGTGGTTTCAAGGTTTATGTTTGACCTGGCTGCCACACCACTCTTTGGTGTGGACACTAGCCTCCTATCCTTGGACATGCCTCCCATGGATGCTGCGATTGCCATGGACACGGTAATGGAGGTAGCCCTTTTCCGGCACGTCCTGCCGGCCTCTTGCTGGAAGGCTATGAGGTGGCTAAACATCGGCCCAGAGAGAAAGCTCGATGCGGCGCACACGGTGCTACGAGGGTTCATCACAGATATGGTCAACAAGAGGATTAACAGAGGCTGTATTGGTAACGAAGAGGAGCAAGAGAGTGCAGATATTCTATCTTCCTACATCAACGATCCAGACTATGCCGATGTTGAATTGCTCCATGCGATGCTCGTCACCTTTATGCTCGCTGGGAAGGATACAATTAGCGTGACCTTGTTATGGACCTTCTACCAGGTCGCCCAGGATCCCAAGATTGTGTCAATCATTCGCAGTGAACTCTCACCCATTGCATTGCACAAAATAGACACAGGTACGGGCGCCATGGTAATCTTTGACCCAGAGGAGACAAAATCCATGGTCTATCTGAGAGCTGTCTTGTACGAGACTCTCAGGTTGTACCCACCGGCCCCTTTCGAGCGCAAGACAATGGCTGCCGATAATATCATGCCCAGTGGTCATGAGGTGCACGCCGGCGAAACCATTCTTATTTCTCTCCACTCCATGGGGAGGATGGAGGACATATGGGGCAAGGACTGTCGCGACTACAACCCGCATAGGTGGCTCTTGGAGGGTAGCAACAAGCTGAGGTATGAACCATCTCACAAGTTCTTGTCCTTCAACTCGGGTCCGAGGATTTGCCCCGGGAAGGAAATTGCTGTTATCCAAATGAGAACCATCGTTGCCACGGTGGTATGGAACTTTGACCTGGAGGTGGTGAAAGGACAGAGTATCGAGCCGAAGTTGTCTTGTACACTACAGATGAAAAATGGGCTCATAGTGAAGCTGAAGAAGCGTGAAATATAA